A window from Odocoileus virginianus isolate 20LAN1187 ecotype Illinois chromosome 24, Ovbor_1.2, whole genome shotgun sequence encodes these proteins:
- the TIMELESS gene encoding protein timeless homolog isoform X1 — protein MMNCELLATCSALGYLEGDTYHREPDCLESVKDLIRYLRHEDETRDVRQQLGSAQILQSDLLPILTQHRRDKPLFDAVIRLMVNLTQPALLCFGSVPQEPSLRHHFLQVLAYLQAYKEAFASEKVFGVLSEALYELLQLGWEERQEEDNLLIERILLLVRNVLHVPADLEREQRIDDDASVHDRLLWALQLSGLDDLLLFLASSPAEQQWSLHVLEVISLMFRDQNPEQLAGVGQGRLAQERRTDVAELEVLRQREMAEKKTRALQRGNRHSRFGGSYVIQGLKSIGERDLVFHKGLHNLQNYTSDLGKQPRRVPKRRQAARELSVQRRSALNVRLFLRDFCSEFLENCYNRLMGSVKDHLLREKAQQHDETYYMWALAFFMAFNRAASFRPGLVSETLSVRAFHFIEQNLTNYYEMMLTDRKEAASWARRMHLALKAYQELLATVNEMDVCPDEAVRESSRIIKNNIFYVMEYRELFLALFRKFDERFQPRSFLRDLVETTHLFLKMLERFCRSRRSLVVQNKRKRRKKRKKASVASGDAPYSPEELEAIWPSLAEQLQCCAQGSELGLDSAVPFDAASEVPVEEQRAEAMVRIQDCLLAGQALQALSLLRSAREVWPERDVFGAQDISPEEEIQLLKQILWAPLPRQQGLEEQGAEQEDEEEEEEEALDVVQVSEREFNFLDYLRRFANATVLRAYLLLLRSYEQNSAHTNHCVVKMLHRLAHDLKMEALLFQLSLFYLFNRLLSDPAAGAYEELVTFAKYILGKFFALAAVNQKAFMELLFWKNTAVVREMTEGYGSQDGGSSGRRLPGWSPEEEAQLRELYLAHKDVEGQDVVDTILAHLKAAPRTRRQVIHHLVRLGLADSIKDLQRKGAQIVLWTEDQELELQRLFEEFQDSEDVLGNIMKNITAKRSRARIVDKLLALGLVAERRELYKKRRKKLAPSSLPNEEESLHGFCQEDLDEEENVPEKEDEEEEGGSEAEQARGGSVLSAECLGQGLHQEGFTAPLLWLQNCLLRAADDREEVGCSQAVPLVPLTEENEEAMENEQFQQLLRKLGVRPPATGQETFWRIPAKLSPTQLRRMAASLSQAEGEEKLHLGLESKVPGEPGREEEHQKEHRAHALSTLPSARKENAGLVSPEEEGTSGGKEQLMMAPKKRQLLDSDEEQEEDKAPELGVPGIRKKKRFQIEDDDESA, from the exons ATGATGAACTGTGAGCTTCTCGCCACATGCAGTGCCCTCGGGTACTTGGAGGGAGACACTTACCACAGGGAGCCAGACTGCTTAG AGAGTGTGAAGGACTTGATCCGCTACTTGAGGCACGAGGATGAGACGCGGGACGTGCGGCAGCAGCTGGGGTCAGCTCAGATCCTGCAGAGCGACCTCCTGCCCATCCTCACCCAGCATCGCCGCGACAAGCCTCTCTTTGATGCTGTTATCAG GCTGATGGTGAACTTGACACAACCAGCCTTGCTCTGTTTCGGCAGCGTGCCCCAGGAGCCCAGCCTCCGGCACCACTTTCTGCAGGTGCTGGCATACTTGCAGGCTTACAAAGAG GCCTTTGCCAGTGAGAAGGTGTTTGGGGTCCTCAGTGAAGCTTTGTATGAGCTACTGCAGCTG GGCTGGGAGGAGCGGCAGGAGGAAGACAACTTGCTGATCGAGCGCATCCTGCTGCTGGTCAGAAACGTCCTCCACGTCCCCGCCGACCTTGAGCGGGAGCAG CGGATCGACGACGACGCCAGCGTCCACGACCGGCTGCTCTGGGCGCTGCAGCTCAGTGGCCTGGACGACCTGCTCCTCTTCCTGGCCAGCTCGCCCGCGGAGCAGCAGTGGAGCCTCCACGTGCTGGAGGTCATCTCCCTGATGTTTCGTGACCAG AACCCTGAGCAACTGGCAGGAGTAGGGCAGGGACGCTTGGCTCAGGAGCGGAGGACAGACGTGGCGGAGCTGGAGGTGTTGCGCCAGCGAGAGATGGCGGAGAAGAAGACCCGAGCCCTGCAGCGAGGCAACAG GCATTCTCGGTTTGGGGGTTCCTACGTCATCCAGGGCTTGAAATCCATTGGGGAGAGGGACCTCGTCTTTCACAAAGGTCTCCACAAC CTCCAAAACTACACTTCCGATTTGGGGAAGCAGCCCCGACGGGTGCCTAAGCGTCGCCAGGCTGCCCGGGAGCTGTCCGTCCAGCGCCGCTCCGCCCTCAACGTGAGACTCTTCCTCCGGGACTTCTGCTCGGAGTTCCTGGAGAACTGTTACAACCGGCTCATGGGCTCGGTGAAG GACCACCTGCTTCGGGAGAAGGCTCAGCAGCACGACGAGACCTACTACATGTGGGCCCTGGCTTTCTTCATGGCCTTCAACCGAGCTGCCTCCTTCCGGCCGGGCCTGGTTTCTGAGACCCTCAGTGTCCGCGCCTTCCACTTCATTGAGCAGAACCTCACCAACTACTATGAGATGATGCTGACCGACCGCAAGGAAGCCGCCTCCTGGGCACGCCG GATGCACCTGGCTCTGAAGGCATATCAGGAGCTGCTGGCCACGGTGAATGAGATGGATGTGTGCCCAGACGAGGCTGTGAGGGAGAGCAGCCGCATCATCAAGA ACAACATTTTCTACGTGATGGAGTACCGGGAGCTCTTCCTGGCTCTCTTTCGGAAGTTTGATGAGAGATTCCAGCCCCGCTCTTTCCTTCGTGACCTGGTGGAAACCACCCACCTCTTCCTCAAGATGCTGGAGCGGTTCTGTCGGAGCCGCAGGAGCCTGGTGGTGCAG AACAAacgaaagagaagaaagaagagaaagaaggcatCTGTTGCTTCTGGCGACGCCCCCTACAGCCCCGAGGAGCTGGAGGCCATATGGCCCTCCCTGGCCGAGCAGCTGCAGTGCTGTGCCCAG GGTTCTGAGCTCGGCCTGGACTCTGCGGTTCCCTTTGACGCGGCCTCAGAGGTGCCGGTGGAAGAGCAGCGGGCAGAAGCCATGGTGCGGATCCAGGACTGCCTCCTGGCTGGCCAGGCCCTGCAGGCCCTGAGCCTCCTGAGGTCTGCCCG GGAGGTGTGGCCAGAAAGAGATGTGTTTGGTGCTCAGGACATCTCCCCAGAGGAGGAGATCCAGCTACTGAAGCAGATCCTCTGGGCCCCGCTGCCCC GCCAGCAGGGGCTGGAGGAACAAGGGGCAGAGCAAGaggatgaagaggaggaagaggaggaagcgtTGGACGTGGTCCAGGTGTCGGAGAGAGAGTTTAACTTCCTGGACTACCTGAGACG CTTTGCAAACGCGACCGTGCTCCGAgcctacctgctgctgctgcggagCTACGAGCAGAACAGCGCCCACACCAACCACTGCGTGGTCAAGATGCTGCACCGGCTGGCCCACGATCTCAAGATGGAAGCCCTGCTTTTCCAGCTTTCCCTCTTCTACCTCTTCAACCGTCTGCTCAGCGACCCTGCCGCCGGGGCCTACGAA GAGCTGGTGACTTTTGCCAAGTATATCCTGGGCAAGTTCTTTGCTTTGGCCGCCGTCAACCAGAAAGCCTTCATGGAGCTGCTGTTCTGGAAGAACACCGCTGTGGTTCGAGAGATGACCGAGGGCTACGGCTCCCAGGATGGCGG ATCTTCTGGCCGCAGACTCCCCGGGTGGAGCCCAGAGGAGGAGGCCCAGCTTCGGGAACTGTACCTTGCGCATAAGGATGTGGAAG GTCAGGACGTGGTGGACACCATCCTGGCGCACCTGAAAGCCGCTCCCCGGACACGCAGGCAGGTCATCCACCACCTGGTGCGGCTGGGGCTGGCCGACAGCATCAAGGACCTCCAGAG GAAAGGAGCCCAGATCGTGCTGTGGACGGAGGACCAGGAGCTCGAGCTGCAGCGGCTTTTTGAGGAGTTCCAGGACTCCGAAG ATGTCCTGGGTAATATCATGAAGAACATTACAGCCAAACGCTCACGGGCCCGAATAGTGGATAAACTGCTGGCTCTGGGGCTGGTGGCTGAGCGGCGGGAGCTGTACAAGAAACGCCGGAAGAAGCTGGCACCCTCGAGCTTG CCTAATGAAGAGGAATCGTTGCACGGTTTTTGCCAGGAAGATCTAGACGAAGAGGAAAACGTGCCAGAGAaagaggatgaagaggaagaaggcGGCTCAGAAGCAGAGCAAGCCCGGGGTGGCTCCGTCCTTTCAGCTGAATGCCTTGGGCAAGGTCTGCACCAGGAAG GCTTTACTGCTCCCCTCCTCTGGCTCCAGAACTGCCTCCTCCGAGCAGCAGATGATCGGGAAGAGGTCG GCTGCTCCCAGGCAGTTCCGTTGGTGCCGctgacagaagaaaatgaagaagcgATGGAAAATGAACAGTTTCAACAGCTGTTGCGAAAGCTAGGGGTTCGGCCTCCTGCCACTGGACAG GAAACCTTCTGGCGAATTCCAGCCAAACTGAGTCCCACCCAGCTCCGGAGGATGGCAGCTTCCTTGAGCCAAGCAGAAGGGGAGGAAAAGCTTCATTTAGGATTAGAATCTAAGGTGCCTGGGGAGCCAGGCCGAGAGGAGGAGCACCAAAAGGAGCACCGAGCACATGCCCTGAGCACCCTTCCGTCAGCCCGGAAAGAGAACGCAGGCCTGGTGTCGCCAGAGG AGGAAGGGACCAGTGGTGGGAAAGAGCAGCTGATGATGGCACCCAAGAAGCGACAACTGCTGGACAGCGatgaggagcaggaggaagatAAAG CACCAGAGCTGGGAGTTCCAGGAATCCGGAAGAAGAAACGGTTTCAGATTGAGGATGATGATGAAAGCGCCTGA
- the TIMELESS gene encoding protein timeless homolog isoform X2: protein MMNCELLATCSALGYLEGDTYHREPDCLESVKDLIRYLRHEDETRDVRQQLGSAQILQSDLLPILTQHRRDKPLFDAVIRLMVNLTQPALLCFGSVPQEPSLRHHFLQVLAYLQAYKEAFASEKVFGVLSEALYELLQLGWEERQEEDNLLIERILLLVRNVLHVPADLEREQRIDDDASVHDRLLWALQLSGLDDLLLFLASSPAEQQWSLHVLEVISLMFRDQNPEQLAGVGQGRLAQERRTDVAELEVLRQREMAEKKTRALQRGNRHSRFGGSYVIQGLKSIGERDLVFHKGLHNLQNYTSDLGKQPRRVPKRRQAARELSVQRRSALNVRLFLRDFCSEFLENCYNRLMGSVKDHLLREKAQQHDETYYMWALAFFMAFNRAASFRPGLVSETLSVRAFHFIEQNLTNYYEMMLTDRKEAASWARRMHLALKAYQELLATVNEMDVCPDEAVRESSRIIKNNIFYVMEYRELFLALFRKFDERFQPRSFLRDLVETTHLFLKMLERFCRSRRSLVVQNKRKRRKKRKKASVASGDAPYSPEELEAIWPSLAEQLQCCAQGSELGLDSAVPFDAASEVPVEEQRAEAMVRIQDCLLAGQALQALSLLRSAREVWPERDVFGAQDISPEEEIQLLKQILWAPLPRQQGLEEQGAEQEDEEEEEEEALDVVQVSEREFNFLDYLRRFANATVLRAYLLLLRSYEQNSAHTNHCVVKMLHRLAHDLKMEALLFQLSLFYLFNRLLSDPAAGAYEELVTFAKYILGKFFALAAVNQKAFMELLFWKNTAVVREMTEGYGSQDGGSSGRRLPGWSPEEEAQLRELYLAHKDVEGQDVVDTILAHLKAAPRTRRQVIHHLVRLGLADSIKDLQRKGAQIVLWTEDQELELQRLFEEFQDSEDVLGNIMKNITAKRSRARIVDKLLALGLVAERRELYKKRRKKLAPSSLPNEEESLHGFCQEDLDEEENVPEKEDEEEEGGSEAEQARGGSVLSAECLGQGLHQEGFTAPLLWLQNCLLRAADDREEAAPRQFRWCR from the exons ATGATGAACTGTGAGCTTCTCGCCACATGCAGTGCCCTCGGGTACTTGGAGGGAGACACTTACCACAGGGAGCCAGACTGCTTAG AGAGTGTGAAGGACTTGATCCGCTACTTGAGGCACGAGGATGAGACGCGGGACGTGCGGCAGCAGCTGGGGTCAGCTCAGATCCTGCAGAGCGACCTCCTGCCCATCCTCACCCAGCATCGCCGCGACAAGCCTCTCTTTGATGCTGTTATCAG GCTGATGGTGAACTTGACACAACCAGCCTTGCTCTGTTTCGGCAGCGTGCCCCAGGAGCCCAGCCTCCGGCACCACTTTCTGCAGGTGCTGGCATACTTGCAGGCTTACAAAGAG GCCTTTGCCAGTGAGAAGGTGTTTGGGGTCCTCAGTGAAGCTTTGTATGAGCTACTGCAGCTG GGCTGGGAGGAGCGGCAGGAGGAAGACAACTTGCTGATCGAGCGCATCCTGCTGCTGGTCAGAAACGTCCTCCACGTCCCCGCCGACCTTGAGCGGGAGCAG CGGATCGACGACGACGCCAGCGTCCACGACCGGCTGCTCTGGGCGCTGCAGCTCAGTGGCCTGGACGACCTGCTCCTCTTCCTGGCCAGCTCGCCCGCGGAGCAGCAGTGGAGCCTCCACGTGCTGGAGGTCATCTCCCTGATGTTTCGTGACCAG AACCCTGAGCAACTGGCAGGAGTAGGGCAGGGACGCTTGGCTCAGGAGCGGAGGACAGACGTGGCGGAGCTGGAGGTGTTGCGCCAGCGAGAGATGGCGGAGAAGAAGACCCGAGCCCTGCAGCGAGGCAACAG GCATTCTCGGTTTGGGGGTTCCTACGTCATCCAGGGCTTGAAATCCATTGGGGAGAGGGACCTCGTCTTTCACAAAGGTCTCCACAAC CTCCAAAACTACACTTCCGATTTGGGGAAGCAGCCCCGACGGGTGCCTAAGCGTCGCCAGGCTGCCCGGGAGCTGTCCGTCCAGCGCCGCTCCGCCCTCAACGTGAGACTCTTCCTCCGGGACTTCTGCTCGGAGTTCCTGGAGAACTGTTACAACCGGCTCATGGGCTCGGTGAAG GACCACCTGCTTCGGGAGAAGGCTCAGCAGCACGACGAGACCTACTACATGTGGGCCCTGGCTTTCTTCATGGCCTTCAACCGAGCTGCCTCCTTCCGGCCGGGCCTGGTTTCTGAGACCCTCAGTGTCCGCGCCTTCCACTTCATTGAGCAGAACCTCACCAACTACTATGAGATGATGCTGACCGACCGCAAGGAAGCCGCCTCCTGGGCACGCCG GATGCACCTGGCTCTGAAGGCATATCAGGAGCTGCTGGCCACGGTGAATGAGATGGATGTGTGCCCAGACGAGGCTGTGAGGGAGAGCAGCCGCATCATCAAGA ACAACATTTTCTACGTGATGGAGTACCGGGAGCTCTTCCTGGCTCTCTTTCGGAAGTTTGATGAGAGATTCCAGCCCCGCTCTTTCCTTCGTGACCTGGTGGAAACCACCCACCTCTTCCTCAAGATGCTGGAGCGGTTCTGTCGGAGCCGCAGGAGCCTGGTGGTGCAG AACAAacgaaagagaagaaagaagagaaagaaggcatCTGTTGCTTCTGGCGACGCCCCCTACAGCCCCGAGGAGCTGGAGGCCATATGGCCCTCCCTGGCCGAGCAGCTGCAGTGCTGTGCCCAG GGTTCTGAGCTCGGCCTGGACTCTGCGGTTCCCTTTGACGCGGCCTCAGAGGTGCCGGTGGAAGAGCAGCGGGCAGAAGCCATGGTGCGGATCCAGGACTGCCTCCTGGCTGGCCAGGCCCTGCAGGCCCTGAGCCTCCTGAGGTCTGCCCG GGAGGTGTGGCCAGAAAGAGATGTGTTTGGTGCTCAGGACATCTCCCCAGAGGAGGAGATCCAGCTACTGAAGCAGATCCTCTGGGCCCCGCTGCCCC GCCAGCAGGGGCTGGAGGAACAAGGGGCAGAGCAAGaggatgaagaggaggaagaggaggaagcgtTGGACGTGGTCCAGGTGTCGGAGAGAGAGTTTAACTTCCTGGACTACCTGAGACG CTTTGCAAACGCGACCGTGCTCCGAgcctacctgctgctgctgcggagCTACGAGCAGAACAGCGCCCACACCAACCACTGCGTGGTCAAGATGCTGCACCGGCTGGCCCACGATCTCAAGATGGAAGCCCTGCTTTTCCAGCTTTCCCTCTTCTACCTCTTCAACCGTCTGCTCAGCGACCCTGCCGCCGGGGCCTACGAA GAGCTGGTGACTTTTGCCAAGTATATCCTGGGCAAGTTCTTTGCTTTGGCCGCCGTCAACCAGAAAGCCTTCATGGAGCTGCTGTTCTGGAAGAACACCGCTGTGGTTCGAGAGATGACCGAGGGCTACGGCTCCCAGGATGGCGG ATCTTCTGGCCGCAGACTCCCCGGGTGGAGCCCAGAGGAGGAGGCCCAGCTTCGGGAACTGTACCTTGCGCATAAGGATGTGGAAG GTCAGGACGTGGTGGACACCATCCTGGCGCACCTGAAAGCCGCTCCCCGGACACGCAGGCAGGTCATCCACCACCTGGTGCGGCTGGGGCTGGCCGACAGCATCAAGGACCTCCAGAG GAAAGGAGCCCAGATCGTGCTGTGGACGGAGGACCAGGAGCTCGAGCTGCAGCGGCTTTTTGAGGAGTTCCAGGACTCCGAAG ATGTCCTGGGTAATATCATGAAGAACATTACAGCCAAACGCTCACGGGCCCGAATAGTGGATAAACTGCTGGCTCTGGGGCTGGTGGCTGAGCGGCGGGAGCTGTACAAGAAACGCCGGAAGAAGCTGGCACCCTCGAGCTTG CCTAATGAAGAGGAATCGTTGCACGGTTTTTGCCAGGAAGATCTAGACGAAGAGGAAAACGTGCCAGAGAaagaggatgaagaggaagaaggcGGCTCAGAAGCAGAGCAAGCCCGGGGTGGCTCCGTCCTTTCAGCTGAATGCCTTGGGCAAGGTCTGCACCAGGAAG GCTTTACTGCTCCCCTCCTCTGGCTCCAGAACTGCCTCCTCCGAGCAGCAGATGATCGGGAAGAG GCTGCTCCCAGGCAGTTCCGTTGGTGCCGctga